Proteins encoded by one window of uncultured Bacteroides sp.:
- a CDS encoding choice-of-anchor J domain-containing protein produces the protein MKKYILLSFVGALSILSSCNYNDKYFDGLDDLVTPTNKLALEYTLADADYATISTSSKNIALVPIKSDSLLLAAIKTNKYFADAEQVHKFMPAFLASKWYSASEGSAVKVTYKKSINLPDYVAKLNDTSKNWYTVSTSDYKTIWGANSSVNFFTPSKPASTNIPVFLAAAYPNAVSGDVVAVNYNESASEPTSVAALSEDFEAPAVGNVAVVSGWSNIATTGTYTWAEKSFSNNKYIQASAYNHAAGPLEIYMVSPSFTVSSGQVFSFDACLGNYKAEGGKLTVLISSNLAGTAASDIAAATWDDVTSNFTIPIPTSTYGTLGKVGELLLSKYVGKKINIAFRYNGDGTTGATTTVQVDNAVVAKASGAYTSTGLLYTYNGTKWVAYTGNSYFLTKADFSAMGSNYDNFSATMNADNYVPQFLKLKYPYAQEGDKKAVAYKYYASSSTVIRADEYTYTKGTWVKTNSVTNFTDQFVYTNGAWKYDPSVVVDLDPVKKLSSTAAFYQAITDYVWTKIDQPAGVTKKGNGYVTSYGNNEYYYGTSAFQFNVDFRPSAWKAQNSSAYTSLTDDQLKAKMNERLPEAFIPALEKMYPDAVTVAGVNVTYTINFGIFTGDKLSGNTHTIVYKVIDKGKFEYVKDSFQAL, from the coding sequence ATGAAAAAGTATATATTATTAAGTTTTGTAGGTGCATTGTCAATATTGTCCAGCTGTAATTATAATGATAAATATTTTGATGGCTTAGATGACTTAGTTACACCAACTAATAAATTAGCACTTGAATATACCTTGGCTGATGCTGATTATGCTACAATCTCAACATCTTCGAAAAACATAGCCTTGGTACCTATTAAAAGTGATTCTTTACTTTTGGCTGCAATTAAAACAAATAAATATTTTGCAGATGCAGAACAAGTTCATAAGTTTATGCCAGCTTTTCTTGCTAGTAAATGGTATAGTGCTAGTGAAGGGTCAGCTGTAAAGGTTACATATAAGAAAAGTATTAATCTCCCTGATTATGTTGCTAAATTGAATGATACTTCTAAAAACTGGTATACAGTTTCAACATCTGACTACAAAACAATTTGGGGAGCTAATTCTTCGGTAAACTTCTTTACTCCGTCTAAACCGGCATCAACTAATATCCCAGTATTCTTAGCAGCAGCTTATCCAAATGCTGTAAGTGGTGATGTTGTTGCTGTTAATTATAATGAGTCTGCTAGCGAACCTACTTCTGTTGCTGCTTTAAGTGAAGATTTTGAAGCTCCAGCTGTAGGTAATGTCGCTGTAGTTAGTGGTTGGTCTAATATTGCTACTACCGGTACATATACTTGGGCTGAAAAGTCATTTAGTAACAATAAGTATATTCAGGCCAGTGCTTATAATCATGCAGCAGGACCATTAGAAATTTATATGGTTTCACCTTCATTTACGGTTTCTTCAGGTCAGGTATTCTCTTTTGACGCATGTTTGGGTAACTATAAAGCTGAAGGTGGTAAACTAACAGTTCTTATTTCTTCAAATTTGGCAGGAACAGCAGCTAGTGACATTGCAGCTGCAACCTGGGATGATGTAACATCTAATTTTACTATTCCTATTCCAACTTCTACTTATGGAACTCTTGGCAAAGTTGGAGAATTACTTCTTTCTAAATATGTAGGAAAGAAGATTAATATTGCTTTCCGCTATAACGGAGATGGTACTACTGGTGCAACAACAACCGTACAGGTTGATAATGCTGTTGTGGCAAAAGCTTCAGGTGCATATACTTCAACAGGTTTGTTATATACTTATAATGGAACTAAATGGGTAGCATATACTGGGAACTCTTACTTCTTAACAAAAGCTGATTTTTCTGCTATGGGTAGCAATTATGATAATTTCAGTGCTACAATGAATGCTGATAATTACGTTCCTCAATTCTTGAAATTGAAGTATCCTTATGCTCAGGAAGGTGATAAGAAAGCTGTGGCTTATAAGTATTATGCAAGCTCAAGTACTGTTATTCGTGCTGATGAATATACCTATACAAAAGGAACTTGGGTTAAAACTAATAGTGTAACAAACTTTACAGATCAATTTGTGTATACAAATGGTGCTTGGAAATACGATCCAAGTGTTGTTGTTGATTTAGATCCAGTGAAAAAGTTATCAAGCACTGCTGCATTTTATCAAGCAATAACAGACTATGTGTGGACTAAAATAGATCAACCTGCAGGTGTAACAAAAAAAGGAAATGGTTATGTAACAAGCTATGGCAATAATGAATATTATTATGGTACTTCTGCATTTCAGTTTAACGTAGATTTTCGTCCTTCTGCATGGAAAGCGCAAAATTCCAGTGCATATACTAGTTTGACTGATGATCAGCTAAAAGCAAAGATGAATGAACGTTTGCCTGAAGCATTTATTCCTGCTTTGGAGAAAATGTATCCAGATGCAGTTACTGTTGCTGGAGTAAATGTAACATATACTATTAATTTTGGTATATTTACAGGTGATAAGCTTTCTGGTAATACTCATACCATTGTTTACAAGGTTATTGATAAAGGTAAATTTGAATATGTAAAAGATTCATTTCAAGCTTTGTAA
- a CDS encoding TonB-dependent receptor produces the protein MRKKIVHFLLLALLMTFCAATAVAQNVIKGKVVDAETNDPLIGASVMVEGTTQGVITDLDGAFTLNVKSAKKTLFFKYIGYKDLKMKVSKTGTVDLGTVNMEADAVALADVTITSSIAIQRKTPVAVSTVDPIFIEEKLGTQEFPEILKSTPGVYATKNGGGYGDSKINMRGFQSANVAVMVNGVPMNDMEWGGVYWSNWTGLTDVARSIQTQRGLGASKVSAPSVGGSINIVTRTIDAKKGGFVSYAMGDDGYNKILFNVSTGLTKNGWAMTLLGGKTWGDGYVKGTEFEAYSYFINIAKKIGDNHQLSFTAFGSPQWHNQRAAYDGLTIQGWQQVKNYMNGDSPYKYNATFGYGKNGERKTSSYNVYHKPQISLNHLWQINDKSSLSTALYASIGRGYGYSGQGYTSDLSNTWYGCKDGTLNTFYRNSDGTFAYDKIYEMNEASQNGSQMAMSKSINNHNWYGLLSTFTSSLTKEISYYAGIDLRYYKGIHTNELVDLYGGDFYVDRYRKDVKPENNNIVSDNYINQRLKVGDVVYRDYDGYVMQEGGFGQIEYNKDKLSSFISGSVSNTAYWRYDRFYYDKDHAKSQTLNFIGFTVKGGANYNLTENHNVFANIGYISRAPFFSGGAFLSSTVSNATNPDAINEKIFSLEVGYGYHSQYFSANINAYRTAWLDKTTTRTTTLKNGDRATINMSGVDALHQGVELDLVAHPLNWLDITGMLSVGDWKWNSNATGYFYDSAGQPLTGKYVKGADGKDTTTPEIAKEIQGSDHAKMTIYQKGTPVGGSAQTTAAAGAKFKLSSDLKVGLDYTLFARNYADFALASTDVNMNSSKTFENPWRIPSAGLVDINASYSFKVGTNRAVIYGNVENLFDQKYIADAYDGGDHGWQSAYRVFYGFGRTYSIRLKLNF, from the coding sequence ATGAGAAAAAAAATTGTTCATTTTCTATTGCTAGCTTTGCTTATGACTTTTTGTGCAGCAACAGCTGTTGCTCAAAATGTTATTAAGGGTAAAGTGGTTGACGCAGAAACAAATGATCCATTAATTGGTGCATCTGTAATGGTTGAAGGAACTACCCAGGGTGTTATTACCGATTTGGATGGTGCTTTTACCTTGAATGTGAAGTCGGCTAAAAAGACTTTATTCTTTAAGTACATTGGCTATAAAGATTTGAAAATGAAGGTGTCCAAGACCGGGACGGTTGACTTGGGTACAGTGAATATGGAAGCTGATGCAGTAGCTTTGGCCGATGTTACTATTACTTCTTCTATCGCTATTCAGCGCAAAACTCCGGTAGCTGTTTCAACTGTTGATCCAATATTTATTGAAGAAAAGTTAGGAACACAGGAATTTCCGGAAATTCTGAAATCAACTCCAGGCGTTTATGCTACAAAAAATGGTGGTGGTTATGGTGATTCAAAAATCAATATGCGTGGTTTCCAATCAGCCAATGTTGCTGTTATGGTTAATGGTGTTCCTATGAATGATATGGAATGGGGTGGCGTATATTGGAGTAACTGGACTGGTCTTACTGATGTAGCAAGATCAATACAAACTCAAAGAGGTCTTGGTGCTTCTAAAGTTTCTGCTCCATCTGTTGGTGGTTCTATTAATATTGTAACCCGTACTATTGATGCCAAAAAAGGCGGTTTTGTTTCTTATGCAATGGGTGACGACGGATATAACAAAATCCTTTTTAATGTTTCTACCGGCTTGACAAAGAACGGATGGGCAATGACTCTTCTTGGTGGTAAAACATGGGGAGACGGATATGTTAAGGGTACAGAATTTGAAGCTTATAGTTACTTTATAAATATAGCAAAGAAAATTGGTGATAATCACCAACTGTCATTTACTGCATTTGGATCACCTCAATGGCACAACCAACGTGCTGCTTATGATGGATTAACTATTCAAGGTTGGCAGCAGGTTAAAAACTATATGAATGGAGATAGTCCATATAAATATAACGCTACTTTTGGATATGGAAAAAATGGAGAACGTAAAACTTCTTCATATAACGTATATCATAAACCTCAGATTTCATTAAACCACTTATGGCAGATTAACGATAAGTCAAGTTTAAGTACAGCTTTATATGCTTCTATTGGTCGTGGTTATGGTTATAGTGGACAAGGTTATACAAGTGATTTATCTAATACATGGTATGGTTGTAAAGATGGTACATTAAATACTTTCTATCGTAACTCTGATGGCACATTCGCTTATGATAAAATTTATGAAATGAATGAAGCTAGTCAAAATGGTTCTCAGATGGCAATGTCTAAATCAATTAACAATCACAATTGGTATGGATTGCTTTCAACATTTACATCTTCATTAACTAAAGAAATAAGCTATTATGCAGGTATTGATTTAAGATATTATAAAGGAATTCATACAAATGAATTGGTCGATCTTTATGGTGGTGATTTTTATGTTGACCGTTATCGGAAGGATGTGAAACCTGAGAATAATAATATCGTTAGTGACAACTATATAAACCAGAGACTAAAAGTTGGTGATGTTGTATATCGTGATTATGATGGATATGTAATGCAAGAGGGTGGATTTGGTCAAATAGAATACAATAAGGATAAATTAAGCTCTTTTATTTCAGGATCAGTTTCAAATACTGCTTATTGGAGATATGACCGTTTTTATTATGATAAGGATCATGCAAAATCACAGACCTTAAATTTTATTGGTTTTACAGTAAAAGGTGGTGCAAACTATAACTTAACTGAGAATCACAATGTTTTTGCTAATATTGGTTATATTTCACGTGCTCCATTCTTTTCAGGTGGTGCATTCCTTTCTTCAACAGTAAGTAATGCTACAAACCCAGATGCTATAAACGAAAAGATATTCTCTCTTGAAGTTGGTTATGGCTACCATTCTCAATATTTCTCTGCCAATATTAATGCCTATCGTACTGCTTGGTTGGATAAAACTACAACCAGAACAACTACTTTGAAAAATGGAGATCGTGCAACAATCAATATGTCTGGTGTTGATGCTCTTCACCAAGGTGTTGAACTTGATCTTGTTGCTCATCCTCTTAATTGGTTAGATATTACAGGTATGCTTTCTGTTGGAGATTGGAAATGGAATAGCAATGCAACTGGATATTTCTATGATTCAGCAGGCCAGCCATTAACTGGTAAATATGTAAAAGGTGCAGACGGAAAAGATACTACTACTCCTGAAATAGCAAAAGAAATTCAAGGTTCAGACCATGCAAAGATGACGATTTATCAAAAAGGTACACCTGTTGGAGGGTCTGCACAAACAACTGCTGCTGCAGGAGCTAAATTTAAACTGAGCAGCGATTTGAAAGTGGGCTTAGATTATACTTTGTTTGCACGTAATTATGCAGATTTTGCTTTAGCATCAACTGATGTTAATATGAACAGTTCTAAGACTTTTGAAAATCCATGGCGCATTCCTTCTGCTGGTTTAGTAGATATTAATGCTAGTTATTCATTTAAGGTTGGTACTAATAGAGCTGTGATTTATGGTAATGTTGAGAACTTATTTGACCAAAAATATATTGCAGATGCTTATGATGGTGGTGATCATGGCTGGCAATCAGCTTACCGCGTATTCTATGGCTTTGGTCGTACATATTCCATAAGACTAAAACTAAACTTCTAA
- the ettA gene encoding energy-dependent translational throttle protein EttA, with protein sequence MADDKKIIFSMVGVSKAFQPNKQVLKNIYLSFFYGAKIGIIGLNGSGKSTLLKIIAGLEKSYQGEVVFSPGYSVGYLAQEPYLDDTKTVKEVVMEGVQSTVDALTEYEAINLKFGEPEYYEDQDKMDALFARQAELQDIIDATDAWNLDSKLERAMDALRCPPEDQSVKNLSGGERRRVALCRLLLQQPDVLLLDEPTNHLDAESIDWLEQHLQQYEGTVIAITHDRYFLDHVAGWILELDRGEGIPWKGNYSSWLEQKTKRMEMEEKTASKRRKTLERELDWVRLAPKARQAKGKARLNSYDKLLNEDQKEKEEKLEIFIPNGPRLGNKVIEVKGVTKAYGDKLLFDNLEFNLPPNGIVGVIGPNGAGKTTLFRLIMGLEHVDKGTFEVGETVKIAYVDQQHKDIDPHKSVYQVISGGNELMRMGGRDINARAYLSRFNFAGGDQEKLCGMLSGGERNRLHLAMALKEEGNVLLLDEPTNDIDVNTLRALEEGLEEFAGCAVVISHDRWFLDRICTHILAFEGNSEVFFFEGSYSEYEENKMKRLGNEEPKRVRYRKLIVD encoded by the coding sequence ATGGCTGACGATAAAAAGATAATTTTCTCAATGGTAGGAGTTAGCAAAGCTTTCCAACCTAACAAACAAGTATTAAAAAATATCTATCTATCTTTCTTTTATGGAGCAAAGATCGGTATTATTGGTTTAAATGGATCAGGAAAATCCACATTACTTAAGATTATTGCCGGACTTGAAAAATCTTATCAGGGAGAGGTTGTCTTTTCTCCAGGATATTCTGTAGGATATCTGGCACAAGAACCTTATTTGGACGACACCAAAACAGTGAAAGAGGTTGTAATGGAAGGCGTGCAAAGTACTGTTGATGCTTTAACAGAATATGAGGCTATCAATTTGAAATTCGGTGAACCTGAATACTATGAAGATCAGGATAAAATGGATGCTCTTTTTGCCCGCCAGGCCGAATTGCAAGATATAATTGATGCAACTGACGCATGGAACCTGGATAGTAAACTGGAAAGAGCAATGGATGCGCTTCGTTGTCCACCAGAAGATCAATCTGTTAAAAACCTTTCAGGAGGAGAACGCAGGCGAGTTGCATTGTGCCGGTTATTACTTCAACAACCGGATGTGTTGCTACTTGATGAACCTACTAACCACTTGGATGCAGAGTCTATTGATTGGCTGGAACAACATTTGCAACAATATGAAGGTACTGTTATTGCGATTACCCATGACCGTTATTTCTTAGATCATGTAGCCGGATGGATTTTGGAACTCGACCGTGGTGAAGGTATTCCTTGGAAAGGAAATTACTCTTCCTGGTTGGAACAGAAAACCAAGCGCATGGAAATGGAAGAGAAAACTGCGAGTAAACGTAGAAAAACTCTTGAACGAGAACTTGACTGGGTGCGTTTGGCACCTAAGGCAAGACAGGCTAAGGGTAAGGCTCGTTTGAACTCTTACGATAAACTATTGAATGAAGATCAGAAGGAGAAAGAAGAAAAGCTTGAAATATTTATTCCAAACGGACCTCGTTTAGGTAATAAAGTAATTGAAGTAAAAGGCGTAACTAAGGCTTATGGAGATAAGTTGCTATTTGACAATCTTGAATTTAATCTCCCACCTAATGGTATTGTAGGGGTAATTGGTCCTAATGGTGCTGGTAAAACAACTCTATTCCGTTTGATTATGGGCTTAGAGCATGTTGATAAAGGAACATTTGAAGTTGGTGAAACCGTAAAAATTGCTTATGTAGATCAGCAACACAAAGATATTGATCCACACAAGAGTGTTTATCAGGTAATTTCAGGTGGAAACGAACTTATGCGTATGGGTGGCCGGGATATCAATGCGCGTGCATATCTTTCACGCTTTAATTTTGCCGGAGGTGATCAGGAAAAGCTTTGCGGAATGCTTTCTGGTGGTGAACGTAATCGTCTTCACTTGGCAATGGCTTTGAAAGAAGAAGGAAATGTCTTGTTGCTCGATGAGCCTACTAATGATATTGATGTTAACACACTTCGTGCATTGGAAGAAGGACTTGAAGAATTTGCCGGATGTGCTGTAGTTATTTCTCATGACCGTTGGTTCCTTGATAGAATCTGTACACATATTCTCGCTTTTGAAGGAAACTCAGAAGTATTTTTCTTTGAAGGCTCATATTCTGAATATGAAGAAAATAAGATGAAAAGGTTAGGAAATGAAGAACCAAAGCGCGTAAGATATAGGAAATTGATAGTAGATTAA
- a CDS encoding site-specific integrase gives MRSTFRILFYLKRNEPKKNGNVVIMVRITVNGEKTQFSSKLEIHPALWDTQSARAKGKTIQAANLNRLLDNIRGNLSMHYNRLMDNNGYASPEKIRNIFLGIEENDKTIICYFDLHNKQYKLKVGTTASHSTYTRYELTKQRLIDFMKSKYGITDIPLKEITTVFIEDFYLYIRNSSECNNNTSMKFIQRFRAVMNYAKNSGVAFNDPFANYRFNFEKVDRDFLDQEEIDLLYNKTFASTRLTHVRDMFIFSCYTGLSYIDLCELTQDNIKMAFDEHLWIMIKRHKTNVHSNIRLLDIPKTILEKYSGKQKNGKLLPVISNQKMNDYLKEIAEVCEINKKITFHVARHTFATTVCLTQGVPIESISKMLGHANIQTTQIYARVVDRKLSQDMDMLAQKINFRNNKKCI, from the coding sequence ATGAGAAGTACATTTAGGATTCTCTTCTACTTGAAGAGAAATGAGCCAAAAAAGAACGGTAATGTGGTTATTATGGTTCGCATTACGGTTAATGGAGAAAAAACACAATTCAGTAGTAAACTAGAAATTCATCCAGCCCTGTGGGATACCCAGTCTGCCAGAGCTAAAGGTAAAACAATACAAGCAGCGAATCTAAACAGATTGCTGGATAATATCCGGGGAAATCTTTCTATGCATTACAATCGCCTAATGGATAACAACGGTTATGCATCACCTGAAAAAATCAGGAATATTTTTTTAGGGATTGAAGAAAATGACAAAACAATTATTTGCTATTTCGATCTACACAACAAACAGTATAAACTTAAAGTCGGAACAACAGCCAGTCATTCAACATACACCCGTTATGAACTGACCAAACAGAGATTGATAGACTTTATGAAGTCTAAGTACGGTATTACAGATATTCCTCTTAAAGAAATTACAACGGTTTTCATTGAAGACTTTTATCTTTATATAAGAAATAGCAGTGAATGCAATAACAATACGTCCATGAAATTTATTCAGCGTTTTCGAGCAGTGATGAATTATGCAAAAAACAGTGGAGTCGCTTTTAATGATCCATTCGCTAACTATCGATTTAACTTTGAGAAAGTGGATAGAGATTTTCTGGATCAGGAAGAAATAGATTTGCTATATAACAAAACGTTTGCTTCTACCAGACTAACACACGTGCGTGACATGTTTATCTTTAGTTGCTACACCGGTCTCTCCTATATAGATTTATGTGAACTAACACAAGACAATATAAAGATGGCTTTTGATGAACATCTCTGGATAATGATTAAGCGACACAAGACCAATGTTCATTCGAATATTCGTTTATTGGATATACCTAAAACAATTCTCGAAAAATACTCTGGCAAGCAGAAGAATGGCAAGTTACTTCCTGTAATCAGCAATCAAAAAATGAACGATTATCTGAAAGAAATAGCAGAAGTCTGTGAAATCAATAAAAAGATTACATTCCATGTGGCCAGGCATACATTTGCCACCACAGTCTGTCTAACACAGGGAGTCCCAATAGAGAGTATTTCAAAAATGTTAGGTCATGCCAACATACAAACAACGCAAATTTATGCACGTGTGGTTGATAGAAAGCTAAGCCAAGATATGGATATGCTTGCTCAAAAAATAAATTTCAGGAACAACAAGAAATGTATTTAG
- the rhuM gene encoding RhuM family protein: MDNQGEIILYQPDETVKLDVKLENETVWLTQAQMVELFQTSKQNISLHINNIFKEKELEQLTVVKESLTTAGDRKNYRTKYYNLDVIISVGYRVKSQRGTQFRIWATSILKDYLLKGYSINQRMERLERTVAEHGEKIDFFIRTSLPPVEGIFFNGQIFDAYKFVSDLIKSANSSIVLIDNYIDESVLMIMTKRSGGVSATIYTQKVSAQLNLDIKKHNTQYPPITIKIVKECHDRFLIIDGIVYHIGASIKDLGKKLFAFSKLNLKFEDIIKEK; encoded by the coding sequence ATGGATAATCAAGGAGAAATCATACTATACCAACCTGATGAAACTGTTAAGTTAGATGTTAAACTAGAGAATGAAACTGTGTGGCTAACGCAAGCACAAATGGTTGAGTTATTTCAAACTAGTAAGCAAAACATAAGTCTTCATATTAATAACATTTTTAAGGAAAAAGAATTAGAACAACTTACAGTTGTCAAGGAATCCTTGACAACTGCGGGGGATAGAAAAAACTATCGAACAAAATATTATAATCTTGATGTTATTATTTCAGTTGGTTATCGCGTAAAATCACAACGAGGTACTCAATTCCGAATCTGGGCTACATCCATATTAAAAGATTATCTGTTAAAAGGATATTCCATAAATCAGCGAATGGAGAGACTAGAAAGAACTGTTGCAGAACATGGTGAGAAAATAGACTTTTTCATACGAACCTCATTGCCACCAGTAGAAGGTATCTTCTTCAACGGCCAGATATTTGATGCTTACAAGTTTGTTTCAGATCTGATTAAATCTGCAAATAGTTCAATAGTCCTAATTGACAATTATATTGATGAAAGCGTTTTAATGATCATGACTAAACGATCAGGAGGTGTTTCAGCTACAATTTACACACAAAAGGTTAGTGCACAATTAAACCTTGATATAAAGAAGCATAACACTCAATATCCTCCAATAACAATAAAGATAGTCAAAGAATGTCATGACCGTTTTCTCATAATAGATGGCATCGTATATCATATCGGTGCCTCGATAAAAGATTTGGGGAAGAAACTCTTTGCTTTTTCAAAACTTAATCTCAAATTTGAAGATATTATAAAAGAGAAATAG
- a CDS encoding DEAD/DEAH box helicase encodes MVTLRPYQTEGIRDIFDAWNPQTQNLMNVLFQMPTGTGKTTVFSEIVRRAQLKQKKVLIVVHRKELVEQIAERLAHFQVDAGIISGSIKPDKDKAVQVATIQTLSKRDYPDADIVIIDECHHAKAETYKKLWNIYPDARFLGVTATPIRMNGEGFSDLFDILINSGKLSDFIKKNYLVKVRHIVGISPDLSEVKVKMNDYVQNELGEIMQNEQLMADLVDSYQREAAGKKMIVFAVNIEHSKLVAKQYNEAGICAEHIDANTPKQDRERILQLFKDGEISVLSNVDIVSEGFDVPDCEAVQLARPTKSLALYLQQIGRCMRPARGKQYGIVLDNAGLWLEHGFCQQDRQWTLEGNKKRKYQCFSPKVAAFNAEGIVRRANIPQQIEGMELVQLTSEIADLIIFEDYLKRALNIGHKSLHAYYRFREYLDKLDKTPNLIHLAYIEKRISKLPEAPAKGFWYHQRKGLELV; translated from the coding sequence TTGGTTACACTCCGCCCATATCAGACAGAAGGTATACGGGATATTTTTGATGCGTGGAATCCACAAACTCAGAATCTCATGAATGTCCTATTTCAGATGCCTACAGGAACTGGTAAAACTACTGTTTTTTCAGAAATAGTCAGAAGAGCCCAATTAAAACAGAAAAAGGTTTTGATCGTGGTTCACCGAAAAGAACTTGTAGAACAAATAGCTGAGCGATTAGCTCACTTTCAAGTGGATGCAGGCATTATTTCTGGCAGTATCAAGCCAGATAAGGATAAAGCAGTGCAGGTCGCCACTATACAAACTCTATCTAAAAGAGATTATCCGGATGCTGATATTGTAATTATTGACGAATGCCATCATGCCAAGGCTGAGACTTATAAAAAGCTATGGAATATTTACCCGGACGCCCGGTTTCTAGGTGTTACGGCCACCCCTATCCGAATGAATGGCGAAGGATTTTCCGATTTGTTTGATATCCTTATTAATTCAGGAAAATTAAGTGATTTCATTAAAAAGAACTACTTAGTTAAAGTTCGCCACATTGTTGGTATCTCGCCAGATCTTTCCGAGGTTAAAGTGAAGATGAATGACTATGTACAAAATGAACTTGGAGAAATAATGCAGAATGAACAGCTAATGGCTGATCTTGTTGATAGTTACCAAAGAGAAGCTGCTGGAAAAAAAATGATTGTTTTTGCTGTCAATATTGAACATAGCAAACTAGTCGCTAAACAATATAATGAAGCAGGAATCTGCGCAGAACATATTGATGCAAACACTCCCAAACAAGATCGAGAACGCATCTTGCAATTATTTAAAGACGGAGAAATTTCAGTCTTATCAAATGTAGATATTGTATCCGAAGGCTTTGATGTTCCGGATTGTGAAGCGGTACAACTTGCTCGTCCTACAAAATCACTAGCCCTATATTTACAACAGATAGGGCGTTGTATGCGTCCGGCTAGAGGGAAACAATACGGCATTGTTTTGGATAATGCAGGATTATGGCTTGAGCATGGTTTTTGTCAGCAAGATAGACAATGGACATTAGAGGGGAATAAAAAACGGAAATATCAATGTTTCAGTCCTAAAGTAGCAGCTTTTAATGCAGAAGGAATTGTTAGGAGAGCAAATATCCCTCAGCAAATTGAGGGCATGGAATTGGTACAGTTAACTTCAGAAATTGCAGATCTCATCATTTTTGAAGATTATCTAAAACGGGCCTTAAATATTGGACATAAGTCTTTGCACGCATATTATCGTTTCAGGGAATATCTTGATAAACTGGATAAAACGCCGAATCTCATACATCTGGCCTATATTGAAAAACGAATTAGCAAATTGCCGGAAGCTCCGGCTAAAGGTTTTTGGTACCACCAAAGAAAAGGACTAGAGCTTGTTTAA
- a CDS encoding histone H1 → MEELVNKIKAEFEAFVTDANLQVEKSNKAAGTRARKGSLELEKLLKEFRKASLEDSKK, encoded by the coding sequence ATGGAAGAATTAGTAAACAAGATCAAAGCTGAATTTGAAGCTTTTGTTACAGATGCAAACTTACAAGTTGAAAAGAGTAATAAAGCTGCCGGTACTCGTGCTCGTAAAGGTTCTTTGGAACTGGAAAAATTATTGAAAGAATTCAGAAAAGCATCTTTAGAAGATTCAAAGAAGTAA
- a CDS encoding IS982 family transposase yields the protein MESKMNFLNQIRKPRLSDIELIAIDLTSEYMGIDSEYQLFRILPDKLSLRIERSVYNRRRRKLFYFKEQLRKRIVFQISSSRDYFIVDSMPLEVCKLSRSRRGGICRETFETSPDKGYCATQRMYYYGYKLHAICTIDGVFSDFDLTKASVHDIHYLEDFKQNHYDCTILGDKGYLSVNYQLDLFEENNIKLEVPMRNNQHGYAKQYIVFRKARKRIETLFSQLCDQFMIRRNYAKSFNGFKTRIHSKIMALTLIQLINKLNNRNINNIKTCIA from the coding sequence ATAGAGTCTAAAATGAATTTTCTTAATCAGATTCGTAAACCCAGGTTATCAGATATCGAATTGATTGCTATTGATTTAACCTCAGAATATATGGGTATTGACTCTGAATATCAACTATTCAGGATTCTCCCTGATAAATTGAGTTTAAGGATTGAACGAAGCGTTTATAATAGAAGAAGACGTAAATTATTTTATTTCAAAGAACAGTTGCGTAAACGAATAGTTTTTCAGATTAGTTCGAGCAGGGATTATTTCATAGTAGATAGTATGCCTTTAGAAGTTTGTAAATTAAGTCGCAGTAGACGAGGTGGCATTTGTAGGGAAACTTTTGAAACCTCACCTGATAAAGGTTATTGTGCAACACAACGGATGTATTACTATGGTTATAAACTGCATGCAATATGTACTATTGATGGGGTTTTCTCGGATTTCGACTTAACAAAAGCATCCGTACATGATATTCATTATCTCGAAGATTTTAAGCAGAATCATTATGACTGTACTATTCTGGGAGATAAAGGATATTTGAGTGTTAATTATCAGTTGGATCTATTTGAAGAAAACAACATTAAACTAGAAGTTCCCATGAGAAATAATCAGCATGGGTATGCTAAGCAATATATTGTTTTTAGAAAAGCCAGAAAAAGAATTGAAACGTTATTCTCTCAGTTATGTGATCAGTTTATGATTCGTCGGAATTACGCTAAGTCTTTCAATGGATTTAAAACTAGAATTCATTCGAAAATTATGGCTCTAACTCTTATTCAGCTAATTAATAAATTAAATAATAGAAATATTAATAACATCAAAACATGTATTGCCTAA